The Candidatus Sphingomonas colombiensis genome contains the following window.
CCCCGGGGGTCGCCTGGCGGCCGAGGGGGGCACCCCCCCCACCGGGCTGTCGATTTCCCTCCGCCCGCAGGCGCAGCCGATTTTTGGCGTTTCGAGCCGCTTTGAAATTCGCCGCGATGCCGCATCGACCGTGCTGGATCTGGTCGGCCGCAAATTGACGATGCCGGAAACGGGGTCGGGGGTTTCAGATTTCCGCTGTCGGTTGGCCGGGTGGCGCCATCGCGCGCAATCGATCGGGTGCCAGGTGCGGGTTGGGGAGAATGGGATTTCCCTTGGCCGGGGGCGGAGCCGAGACCTGACGCTATGGGGGGAGCTGGCCAGTGTCAACTGACCTCACCGGCGATGCGGCGATCGGCCGCGCGGTCATGGACAGCGCGCGCGACCAGTTCGAGGCAGCGCAGCCCGATGCGGAGCAGCTCGACCTGCTCGAGCCGATCACCCCGGAAGATATCTGGGATGCGCGCGAGACGCTGGGCGACGATGCGTCGCACCAGCAGGTCACCCAGGCGGCGCGTGCGAAGCGGCGCGGCCGGCCGGCGGGATCGCGCAACAAGCACTCGACCGATTTCGAGCGGTGGCTACTCAGCCATGGCCAGCACCCAGCGGTGACGCTGATGCAGATCCAGTCGACCGCGCCCGAGGTGCTGATGGAAGCGTCGAAGCGGCCGAAGGTGCATAGCTTCACGAAGGCCGGCACGCCCAATGTCGTCATCGAGCATATGACCTATGAGCAGGCGCAATCGCTCCGCACGCGCTGCGCCGATATCCTCATGCCGTACCTCGTCGGCAAGAAACCGATCACGATCGATCACAGCTTCAGCGGCGTCGCCGACCTGATCATCCAGGACGTCACGCACAGCGCGGCCGAGATCGAGGATATCATCGATGCCGAGTTCCTGCCCGTGCTGGATGGCGCGCGCGATGCCGAGGGGGCCGCCTGATGGCGATGGCCGCCACCCCGCGCCGCCTGATCTCGCCCGGCCCGATCGCCGACGGGTTCGTCCGGGCGCGCGGGTTCATCTGCGGGATCGTCGGGCCGGTGGGATCGGGCAAGACGATGGCGGCGCTGCAGAAGGGCTTGCGGGTCGCGGCGGCGCAGAAGCCGGTCGCGCGCGCCGATGGGGTGCTGGTGCGCAAGGCGCGGATCGGCGTGATCCGCGAAAGCTATCCCAGCCTGCAGTCGACCACGCTCAAATCGTGGTTCCGCATCGTGCCCGAGGAGGAGGGCAGCTTCAGCTGGAAGGCGCCGTTCACCCACAAGTTCACCAAAGTCCTCAAGCGCGAGGGCAACCGCCGCGACGGCCTGGTGCTCGAAATCCTCGAATGTGAGTTCGAGTTCCGCGCGATCGGCGATCTGTCGGTGGAGGAGGCATGCCGCGGCTGGGAGGTGAACGCGGTCATCATCGATGAGGCGGACCTTCAGCCCGCCAATCTCGTGCCGTTCCTCACCGGGCGCGTCGGGCGTTTCAGCGATCTCGATCCGTCGCTGGTAGTCGATCCGCAGATCATCCTGTCGCTCAACATGCCGGATATCGACAACCACATCTATCACCTGCTGTTCGACGAAGCGTCCGACGTGCTGGGGCTGACCGATGAGGAAGCCGAGATCCTCGCCTCGACGCTCGGCGACCGCAAGCTGATCGAGAAGTTCGTCCAGCCCGGCGGGCGCGAGCCCGATGCGGAAAACCTCCACAACCTGCCCGGCGGGCGCGGTTATTACGTGCTGCAGGTGGCGGCTAACCGCGCGACCCCCGGTTACGTCGACCGCATGGTCGACAACAAGCCGGTGCCGATCCAGCACGGCCAGGCGGTCAATGCCGGGTTCGCCTATACCTCGCACGTCCGCCCGGTGACGTGGGACCGGCGCCGCAAGCTGATCATCGGCGTCGACCAGGGCCTGTTCGCGGCGGCGGTGGCGCTGCAGCGCGACTGGGACAATTCGATCCGCACGCTGGCCGAAGTGGTCAACACCACGCGCGATGAGCGCGGCCAGGTGCAGCTGCTCAAGATCGGCCCGACGGCGTTCGCCAAGCGCGTCAAACGGATGCTGACCGAGAAGTTCCCCGACGTCACGCCGGAGATGATCCGCGTCGTCGCCGACCCCGCTGCCTTCGCCGCGAAGGATCGCGCCGACAATGAGCACGACTGGCTGCTGGCGTTCCAGAAGGAACTGGGGCTGAAGGTTCACCGGGCGAAGTCGAACAGCGCGGGCTTACGCAACCAGGCGATCTGGACGGCGCAGGATCAGCGCGACGGTTATGCCATCGATCCCGGGTGCCGCCATCTGATCAAGGGGCATTCGGGCGGATACCGCTACGCCAAGGCTGAACTGAAGACGGGCGAGCTGCGCGCCCACCTCGAGATCGCCGACACGATCTACACCCACGTCTGCGACGCCGAGCAATATGCCGCGCTCGAGGGAGAGCATGTGATCGGCGATCTGCGCGGGCGCGAGCGCCGGCGCAGCACCATCACCAACGACAGCGATTTCGATGTCCATCAAGGAGTTAGGTGAAATGGCTCTGCTCAAACCGATCGGCAAGGCGCTCGGCGGCGTGCTCAAGGCGGTGGGGATTATCTCCTCGCCCGGCAAACCGCCCGATCCGTTGCGCCCCGTCACGCGCGACGACGCGGCCGCCCAGGTCGCGAGCGATGACGAAATCCGCCGGCGCCAGGGCGCAGCGGCGGACATCATCACCGGCACCGGGGGCGCCCAGGCCCCGCTGACCGGCGGCAAGCTCGTCCTGGGGAACTGAAGGAAAGATGATGGAAACTGAAGGTTTGAAGGCAACTGAAGCTGAATGTGCTGAAGGCCGCACTGCGCCGCGCGTATCGCTCTCGGATATCGAGGCGAATATTGCGGAGACGCACCTTTTCACTGCCGGCGCTGCTCTTGCATCGATACTCGCATGCGACGGTCTCGACGCCAATTATGATCGCGGTCTCGATATCCTGACCGTGTGCATGCTCGTGTTGCGCAACGGCTTCACAATCATCGGCAAGTCTGCCCCGGCGTCCCCGGCGAACTTCGACGCCGAGCTCGGCCGCAAGCTCGCCTACGAGGACGCTGTTCGTCAGGTCTGGCCGCTCATGGGCTACGAACTCCGCGAGCGCCTTCATCGCGCGGACGCCGCCTGATGCGCCCCTCAGCGAAAGGAACGAACATGTCCGATACCAAGGAAATCACCCGCGATCAGCAGCTGCTCGAGGAGTTTAAGGCCGGGCTCGACAAGGATGGCCCGATCGTGCTCGCGCAGCGCATCGCCGAGCTCGAGGCCGATCGTGATCGCGCGAGCGATGCGGTGGCGACCGTCCAGGCTGAGCGCGATGCGCTGCTGGCGCGGGCGGAAACGGCGGAAGCCGAGAACAAGCGGCTCACCGAGGAGCTCGACGCAAGCGATGAAGATGGTGCTAGTGTCGATGACCAGATCATCAAGCTCACCGCCGAGCGCGATGCAGCGATCGCCCGGGCCGATGCGGCGGCGGCGGCCGGGCAGAAGGCGGCGGCCAAGGTGAAGAAGCTGGCGGCGCCGAAGGCCCCGCGCAAGCTCGGCCCATTGCCCGAGGGCAAGGCGCTTGCCGGCGAGGATCTCGTGGCGGCGATCGCGGATGCCGATCACGTCGAGATCGCGTTCAGCGACGGCAAGCGCGAGCTGGCGTCGCTGGCGCCGATCGCGGTGACCGGCGAGGCGTGGCGCCGCCATGCGTTCGGGCTGATGCTGTCGGCACCGGTGCATCTCGATGGCCCGGCCGGCAATGCCAGCACGGCGATCGCCGGCTATGCGTTGCTGCTCGACGGCGACCAGGTGGCGTGGTGCGCGCGTGCCGTGCCGCTGGCGATCGCGCCGGGGCAGAAGGTGACGATCGCCGACGATATCCTGTTCTGATCCACCACGGGCGCCGCCCCTGGGTGGCGCCCCAATATTTGCGGGGCGGAAAAATGGCCAACGAGAAACTTCAGGACGACGAACTGGTGCGCGAGCACCTGGGCAACCATGACCGCCTTCGCACGCTGCGCGCGCCGTGGGAGCCGCTGTGGCGCGAGATCGACGAACGCGTCAGTCCGATCAACGCCGGGACGATCGGCGCGCCGACCGGCGCGGCCGGGCGGATGAGCCGCGCCGGCATGGTGAAGGGCGCGCAGAATTTCGACACGACGGCGGTGAAGAGCCTCGGGCGGTTCGCGGCGGCAATGTCCGCGATCACGGTGCCGCGCAACGTCCAGTATATCCGGGTGCGCTTTCAGGATCGCTATCTCGACCAGCTGCCCGAGGTGCGGCGCTGGTGCGAGCGCACAGCCGACCGGCTGCATGCGATCCGTTATGCCCCGCACGCTGCCTTCTCCGTCCAGTCGACCAAGGATTTCCGCCAGCTCGGGCGATACGGCACCGCGCCGTTCGAGGTGGCCGAGCGCAAGGGCGTCGGGATCTATTATCGCGCGATCCCGCTCGCCGAATGCTATATCGATGAGGATTACAGCGGGATGGTCGATACGGTGCATCGGCGCCGCACGATCGACGCGCGGCAGTGCCTGCAGGAATACGGCCGCGACGCGCTGACCGAGAAAATGCGCGATGCGGTCGATCAGCGCAAATGGGATCGCGAATTCGAGATCGTACAGATCGTGTGCCCGAATGCCGATGTCCGCGCCGATCGGTTCGACTGGCAGGGCAAGCCGGTGGCGAGCACGCATATCGCGCTCGACGAAAAGGTCATCCTGCGCCGCGCCGGTTTCTATTCGCAGCCGATCTGCGTCAGCCGCCACATGAGCGAGGCGGGCGAGCTTTACGGCACGTCGCCGGCGATGGAGGTGTTGCCGGCGATCCGCAGCGCCAATGTGATGAAACAGACCATCCTGCG
Protein-coding sequences here:
- a CDS encoding Gp49 family protein, which translates into the protein METEGLKATEAECAEGRTAPRVSLSDIEANIAETHLFTAGAALASILACDGLDANYDRGLDILTVCMLVLRNGFTIIGKSAPASPANFDAELGRKLAYEDAVRQVWPLMGYELRERLHRADAA
- a CDS encoding portal protein, which produces MANEKLQDDELVREHLGNHDRLRTLRAPWEPLWREIDERVSPINAGTIGAPTGAAGRMSRAGMVKGAQNFDTTAVKSLGRFAAAMSAITVPRNVQYIRVRFQDRYLDQLPEVRRWCERTADRLHAIRYAPHAAFSVQSTKDFRQLGRYGTAPFEVAERKGVGIYYRAIPLAECYIDEDYSGMVDTVHRRRTIDARQCLQEYGRDALTEKMRDAVDQRKWDREFEIVQIVCPNADVRADRFDWQGKPVASTHIALDEKVILRRAGFYSQPICVSRHMSEAGELYGTSPAMEVLPAIRSANVMKQTILRSAHKMVDPALAFFDDDGITSLVTRPGGLNPGLVDENGSLRVAALPTGSNLPIGLEMVNEERADIQTAFLEDFFKILTDPSDRMTATQVLEMVSKQGVLVAPYAGQYETEKQNPVTQRDLDLAMRAGQVEPFPDVVIEAGAHPLIEYENPLTRMARAEEAAGLTRWIEAMTPLAQTDGGAVFDHIDTDQAATGLADVLGVRPSWIATPDKVAAKRKAREDQQAAQAGSQQISDIAGAYLDTARANQIAEAA